The Longimicrobium sp. genome includes the window TCTCACCCATGAAGCGGATGCGTGCGATCCCGACGGGCCACTGCTCTCCATTCCCATTGAACGGGGGCAACCCGATCTCGCGATAGAGCTGGACGCGGCTCCCTGCGCCCCACAGCTCCTGACTCGGCACGCCAAGCGAGTGCGTGCTCCACGGATCGGTGAACGGAGCGGTCCATCCGTACGGGTCCGTGGCGCTCCAGGCTCCACTCGCACGCTTGCGCAGCGTCGTGAAGTGCAGGTGGGGCGCGGTGCTGCACCCCGTATTCCCAGACTGCCCGATCACCTGCCCCGCCGTCACCATCTGGCCACTCGAGACGCTCAGCTGGCTGAAGTGGCCGTATTGCGTGCGGACCGTTTCGCCACTGGGCAGCAGGTGCTCGAGCTGCACCCACAGCCCCGCGACGGTGGAGTTGAGCAGCGGGCAGAAGAAGGGAGTCTCGCTGCCGGCGAACAGCACCTGACCCGGCGCCACGGCGCGCAGCGGCGTACCTGTGGGCAGGGCCCAGTCGTAGCCGTTGTGCCCGTCGATTCCGCTCACGTCCTCGCCCCAGAACGCCCGCAGTATCCCGTTGTTGTACTGCGTCTGGAACTGCAGCGGCACGTCGTGATCGAAAGGGCTGCTCACGGGGAAGTTTCCCGAGAATGGGCGCGTGAACAGCTCCGTGGCCACGGGCAGCGTGACGGTGACCTCCACCCGTGCCGTGATCCCGTCACTCGTCGCGCTGACGGTGGCCACGCCCGGCGTCATCGCTGATATCGACCCCTGGTTCACGGTGGCGATGTTAGGCGCGCTGGTGGACCAGGAGACCTCGCGGCCGGTGAGCACGGCGCCGCTCGCGTCGCGAAAGATCGCCGTGAGCTGGCCGGTGCTCCCGGCTACGAGAAGCAATGGCGCGGGTTGCAGGGTGATGCTGCCGACAGGCACCGGCGCGCCGGACGGATCGCCGTCGCATGCGGCGGCAAACAGCACAGCCGCCAGAACCGGTATGATCGGAAGCTTCTTCATACGATCCTGCCTGGTGAATGATTTTCTCCAGCCGCCGCGCAACTCCTGCCTCTGTCAATTCGACCACGCTGCGCCGCCGGTAGCCGCCGGGGCAGCCGCTCAGCGCAGCCGGGTCAGCCGGACGATGCGCGCCGCCGGCGCCATCGACACGAGCTCCAGCGAGATCCCGCGTGGCCCGTCTCCCCGAGCCGATGCGGCTGATCGTCTCCATCAGCGAGCGTGGCCAGCCCGCTCGCTCAGGATGCTGGCCGTGCGGTCGCGGCGGCTGGCAGGCGTTGTGGGCGTACTCGTGAAGGAACATCCCCGCCGCGTAGCTCACATTCTGGTTCTGCGGCATTGCGAACCGCTCGGCGCTGTGGAGGCTGACCACCATCTCGGACGCACGCGGGCAGCTCGCCTGGCTGGCGACGTTCACGGTCGGCAGCGGCCCGTCGCAGGCGAAGCCGGTGCCGAACTGGTGCGAGCCGAGCAGCACGTAGAAGCGCCCGCCGCCGCCCGCGGAAGGCTGGAAGTCGTCTGCGAAGAGCGAGCGCATGGTCGGCAGCAGCAGCCGGTCCGGCGTCGCCGCAGCATCGCGCAGCCAGCCGGCCTTCACCGGGTCGAGGTACGCCGCGGCCAACGGGTGCCGCAGATCGACGGCGACGCGGCCCGAGACGGCGACGACCTTCGCCTGGGGGCTGGGCACCGACTCCGCCAGCTTATGGCAGATCCCCGGCTGCCCGGAGAACCGATCGGCGAAGCGCAGCGTGTCCCCGGCGGCCGCCGTCGCATAGCGCGGGTCGAAGGGCGCCGGCGCTTGCGAGTAGTTGCCCGCCAGCGCGGCCAATCCGGGCATCGCGCGCTCCAGCGGCGTGCCGGCACCCTGCGCGGAGGATGGTGCCAGCGGTCC containing:
- a CDS encoding peptidoglycan DD-metalloendopeptidase family protein; this translates as MLLVAGSTGQLTAIFRDASGAVLTGREVSWSTSAPNIATVNQGSISAMTPGVATVSATSDGITARVEVTVTLPVATELFTRPFSGNFPVSSPFDHDVPLQFQTQYNNGILRAFWGEDVSGIDGHNGYDWALPTGTPLRAVAPGQVLFAGSETPFFCPLLNSTVAGLWVQLEHLLPSGETVRTQYGHFSQLSVSSGQMVTAGQVIGQSGNTGCSTAPHLHFTTLRKRASGAWSATDPYGWTAPFTDPWSTHSLGVPSQELWGAGSRVQLYREIGLPPFNGNGEQWPVGIARIRFMGENDASNPNNEFVEIVSDARYAGSSHDVSGYRLRNNAGDEFSFPAGFRIEAGRNVRIFSGSGVGTPTELYWGRAAPAWGNRGDCVRVLYPGGTRWTWRYGNSNGCPEPFDGTLARAVGSAPAPMPLDWSPRGAPQH